In Armatimonadota bacterium, the following proteins share a genomic window:
- a CDS encoding periplasmic sugar-binding protein of ABC transporter — MRHRVMLLFAVAALVIAGCAKKQTQTTAPAESKKWRVGVTLLTKQHPFYQELEAAMRETAQKEGIELLIQSAEFNLADQTAQVENFLTSGVDALIICPVDSAGIAGAVKKANAAKVPVFTADIAAQGGEVVCHVASDNVQGGRLAGEYMAKLLNGKGKIVIIDHPVVTSVQDRTRGFLEAIRKYPGIQVVDRPPGDGVRDKAMAVTETMLQKYPDLAGIFAINDSTALGALKAVESMGRTNVVIVGYDGDPEARREILRGSPLKADAVQFPRKIGSTVVEMVAKHLRGEQVPKLVPIPCDIIDKEKLEKEAPSTP, encoded by the coding sequence ATGCGTCATCGGGTGATGCTTCTGTTCGCCGTTGCCGCTTTGGTAATAGCCGGCTGTGCGAAGAAGCAAACGCAAACAACCGCCCCTGCCGAGAGCAAAAAGTGGCGGGTAGGCGTGACCCTGCTCACCAAACAGCATCCCTTCTATCAGGAGCTGGAAGCCGCCATGCGCGAGACGGCGCAGAAGGAGGGGATTGAACTGCTCATCCAGAGCGCGGAGTTCAACCTCGCCGACCAGACCGCGCAGGTGGAAAACTTCCTCACCAGCGGGGTGGATGCACTGATTATCTGTCCGGTAGACTCGGCGGGCATCGCGGGCGCGGTGAAGAAAGCGAACGCAGCGAAAGTGCCAGTCTTCACAGCAGACATCGCCGCGCAGGGTGGAGAAGTGGTGTGCCACGTCGCCTCTGATAACGTGCAGGGCGGCAGGCTCGCCGGCGAGTATATGGCGAAATTGCTCAACGGAAAGGGCAAGATAGTGATTATCGACCATCCTGTGGTCACCAGCGTGCAGGACCGCACGCGCGGCTTTCTGGAAGCTATCAGAAAGTATCCGGGCATTCAGGTGGTAGACCGTCCCCCGGGCGATGGCGTGCGCGATAAAGCGATGGCGGTTACCGAAACCATGCTGCAGAAATATCCCGATCTCGCCGGCATCTTCGCCATCAACGACAGCACCGCACTGGGCGCATTGAAGGCGGTAGAGAGCATGGGGCGCACCAACGTGGTTATCGTGGGCTATGACGGCGACCCGGAGGCGCGACGTGAAATCCTGCGGGGCAGCCCACTCAAGGCGGACGCGGTGCAGTTCCCGCGCAAAATCGGCAGCACAGTGGTGGAGATGGTCGCCAAACACCTGCGAGGCGAGCAGGTTCCCAAACTGGTGCCCATCCCCTGCGACATCATCGACAAGGAGAAGCTGGAAAAGGAAGCCCCTAGTACCCCATGA
- a CDS encoding ABC transporter ATP-binding protein, producing the protein MEAKNGEIVCELRQVDKIYGGAVPTPALQEINLQVRRGEFLVVLGASGSGKTTLLNIIGLLDTPTSGQVWLAGRNAAELSEQERAALRSRYMGFVFQFHYLLPEFTVLENALLPCQIVGKAMVEQNHERVKDLLERVGLGDRLKYRPSQLSGGQQQRVAIVRALANNPELVLADEPTGNLDSKNGFAVFEMMRFMNRQTGTAFVLVTHDERLAQEADRVVVLEDGRIVKDEVQRPAMTHEL; encoded by the coding sequence GTGGAAGCGAAGAACGGAGAGATTGTGTGCGAGCTGCGCCAGGTGGACAAAATCTACGGGGGCGCAGTGCCCACCCCGGCTTTGCAGGAGATTAACCTGCAGGTGCGACGCGGGGAGTTTCTGGTGGTGCTGGGAGCATCGGGGTCGGGCAAAACCACGTTGCTGAACATCATCGGCTTGCTGGACACCCCCACATCGGGTCAGGTATGGCTGGCTGGCAGGAACGCCGCCGAGCTCTCCGAGCAGGAGCGTGCCGCCCTGCGCAGTCGCTACATGGGCTTCGTGTTCCAGTTTCACTACCTGCTGCCCGAGTTCACCGTGCTGGAGAATGCGTTGCTGCCCTGCCAGATTGTGGGCAAGGCGATGGTGGAGCAGAACCACGAGCGTGTGAAGGATCTGCTGGAGCGGGTAGGATTGGGCGACCGTTTGAAGTATCGCCCTTCGCAGCTATCCGGCGGTCAGCAACAACGGGTAGCGATTGTGCGCGCGCTGGCGAACAATCCCGAGCTGGTGCTGGCAGACGAGCCGACGGGTAACCTAGACAGCAAGAACGGCTTTGCCGTGTTCGAGATGATGCGGTTCATGAATCGCCAGACGGGCACCGCCTTCGTGTTGGTCACCCACGACGAACGGCTGGCGCAAGAGGCAGACCGTGTGGTAGTGCTGGAGGACGGGCGCATCGTCAAGGATGAGGTGCAGCGTCCCGCGATGACGCATGAGCTGTGA
- a CDS encoding permease — protein sequence MMDRFSLGVAIRHLLYYKGQTLLTMGVVAVSVTLIIFLGALIGGLQKRLISSVTGAIPHVVIRQPEREPIAAWEVAAAGDGKLYLGARVKLQQQKRKIEDWQMWEQRLPSFSENIRAVSPVVEGQAFVNRNEKRKALTVVGMFPEKHNEVVDIQSKLVRGRFFGLNGGEAVIGFKLADEFAVDLGDKIRVVSPEGNVASYTVAGIFDTGFNLVDSATVFVPLRDAQSLFGVGNAVTTIGLKLKRIFEARDLAQQIALQVPYETRSWMEDNQQLLSGLRAQSQSSNLILVFTTIAAGFGIASIMITSVVTRLREIGILKAIGATNRQILQIFAIEGTLLAFFGAIAGAIQGIALSLALYSIRTQVSETGRTAEVFPFDLTPDLVIRAIVIAVLVGLAASWYPSWRAARVNAIEVIRGV from the coding sequence ATGATGGACCGTTTCTCCCTGGGCGTGGCGATACGTCACCTGTTGTATTATAAAGGACAAACGCTGCTGACGATGGGCGTGGTGGCAGTAAGCGTGACGCTGATCATCTTTCTGGGCGCGCTGATTGGTGGCTTGCAGAAGCGTCTCATCAGCAGCGTGACGGGTGCGATACCGCATGTGGTCATCCGCCAGCCCGAGCGCGAGCCGATTGCGGCGTGGGAGGTAGCAGCGGCAGGGGATGGCAAGTTGTATCTGGGTGCGCGTGTCAAACTGCAGCAGCAGAAGCGCAAGATAGAGGACTGGCAAATGTGGGAGCAACGTCTGCCCTCTTTCAGCGAGAACATTCGCGCGGTATCCCCTGTGGTCGAAGGTCAGGCTTTCGTGAACCGCAACGAGAAGCGCAAGGCGTTGACTGTCGTCGGCATGTTTCCCGAGAAGCATAACGAGGTGGTAGACATCCAGTCCAAACTCGTGCGGGGACGCTTCTTTGGTCTCAACGGAGGCGAAGCGGTCATCGGCTTCAAGCTGGCGGATGAGTTCGCTGTAGACCTGGGCGACAAGATTCGCGTGGTCAGCCCAGAGGGCAACGTGGCAAGCTATACGGTGGCGGGTATCTTCGACACAGGGTTCAACCTGGTAGACAGCGCGACGGTGTTCGTGCCCCTGCGTGACGCGCAGAGCCTGTTCGGTGTGGGCAATGCGGTGACCACCATTGGCTTGAAGCTGAAGCGTATCTTCGAGGCTAGAGACCTGGCACAGCAAATAGCACTCCAAGTGCCTTATGAAACACGTTCGTGGATGGAAGACAACCAGCAACTGCTGAGCGGTCTGCGAGCGCAGTCGCAATCTTCCAACCTGATTCTGGTGTTCACCACTATTGCAGCGGGCTTTGGTATCGCCAGCATTATGATTACATCGGTGGTCACCCGACTGCGTGAAATCGGCATCCTGAAAGCCATTGGCGCCACCAATCGCCAGATATTGCAGATTTTCGCCATTGAGGGCACGCTGCTGGCGTTCTTCGGAGCCATCGCAGGCGCGATACAGGGCATTGCGTTGAGCCTTGCCCTCTACAGCATCCGCACGCAGGTGAGCGAGACGGGGCGTACCGCCGAAGTATTTCCCTTCGACCTGACGCCCGACCTGGTAATCCGCGCCATCGTGATTGCAGTGCTGGTGGGTTTGGCGGCATCGTGGTATCCCTCGTGGCGGGCAGCGCGAGTGAATGCCATAGAAGTGATTCGGGGGGTGTAG
- a CDS encoding secretion protein HlyD, with amino-acid sequence MRRPGKKLMALLLIAVLLVAGFAARYALSTPKVEVIRPTSQDVVEVVVATGRVRALVQSEVGSETGGVVESVLVREGDPVQAGQVVARLRREELLEQMNAARAAVETARRELQQVSRGSLAEEIARARAELEQAEQVGRARLEAAIQRLRQLEAGGRPEEVVRAQAALSEAESRRKQAEADLRRTLQLYEAGALSRADLEKAETALDAARAAEESARAQLALARQPARSEEIEAARAEVQSARASYEQSVKAARANLQLLLRKPLREEIEVARARLQQAEANVRLVEEQLRQRDVVAPQGGIVIRRNVEPGQSILPGQSLLSLADMSRVEILMETDEANIPKLSAGQSAVVVVPAYRDKPFRARVTQVGPEIDSQRGVVTVRLKPEQIPSFLRPDMTVDVSVEVQKIAGAITVPVSAIIARSGETVFVVEGGKVRAKPVKVLVRGEEVAAVEGLSAQDLVVKQALRVRERQKAAPELVSGGSR; translated from the coding sequence ATGAGACGCCCGGGCAAAAAGCTGATGGCGTTGCTGCTGATAGCGGTACTTCTGGTAGCGGGCTTCGCCGCGCGCTACGCACTGTCCACCCCCAAAGTGGAGGTCATACGCCCCACGTCACAAGATGTGGTGGAGGTCGTGGTGGCGACGGGGCGGGTGCGTGCGCTGGTGCAGAGTGAAGTGGGCAGCGAAACAGGTGGCGTGGTGGAAAGTGTGCTGGTGCGCGAGGGTGACCCGGTGCAGGCGGGTCAGGTGGTAGCTCGTTTGCGCCGTGAGGAGCTTCTGGAACAGATGAACGCTGCTCGTGCTGCCGTAGAAACCGCCCGACGTGAGCTGCAACAGGTATCTCGGGGTAGCCTCGCTGAGGAGATTGCCCGCGCCCGTGCGGAGCTGGAACAGGCAGAGCAAGTCGGACGCGCTCGTCTGGAGGCCGCGATACAACGGCTGAGGCAGCTGGAGGCAGGAGGACGCCCTGAAGAGGTCGTTCGTGCGCAAGCAGCACTGTCTGAAGCCGAGTCGCGGCGCAAGCAAGCAGAGGCAGACCTGCGCCGTACCCTCCAGCTGTATGAGGCAGGTGCATTGAGCCGTGCGGACCTGGAGAAGGCGGAGACCGCTTTAGATGCCGCACGTGCCGCCGAGGAGAGTGCTAGGGCACAGCTGGCTCTGGCGCGTCAACCGGCTCGCAGTGAGGAGATAGAGGCGGCGCGCGCGGAGGTGCAATCAGCTCGTGCCAGCTACGAACAGTCGGTGAAGGCGGCGCGGGCGAACCTGCAGTTGCTGTTGCGCAAGCCCCTGCGTGAGGAGATAGAGGTCGCGCGAGCACGTCTGCAACAGGCGGAAGCGAACGTCCGTCTGGTGGAGGAACAGCTGCGTCAGCGGGATGTGGTGGCACCACAGGGAGGAATCGTCATCCGACGCAATGTGGAGCCTGGGCAGAGCATTCTGCCCGGACAGAGCCTGTTGTCCCTCGCTGACATGAGCCGCGTGGAAATCCTGATGGAGACCGACGAAGCGAACATTCCCAAGTTGTCCGCAGGGCAATCGGCGGTGGTGGTGGTGCCTGCATATCGGGACAAACCGTTTCGGGCGAGGGTGACACAGGTCGGACCCGAGATCGATAGCCAGCGAGGCGTGGTGACCGTACGGCTGAAGCCTGAGCAAATACCTTCCTTCTTGCGCCCCGATATGACGGTCGATGTGAGCGTGGAGGTGCAGAAGATTGCTGGTGCCATCACGGTGCCTGTCAGCGCGATTATCGCACGAAGCGGTGAAACGGTGTTCGTGGTAGAAGGTGGCAAGGTGCGAGCCAAGCCCGTGAAGGTGCTGGTGCGTGGAGAGGAGGTAGCCGCCGTCGAGGGGTTAAGTGCGCAAGACCTGGTGGTGAAGCAAGCTTTGCGAGTGCGCGAGAGACAGAAAGCCGCTCCCGAACTGGTATCAGGAGGCAGCCGATGA
- the asnS gene encoding asparagine--tRNA ligase, translating into MIPFVRVKEALQAPIGTELTVNGWVRTRRDVGKISFAEVNDGSCLRNIQIVIEEGVVSEEQLSQITTGACISVQGTLVESPAPGQPVELRAHSITILGPADAATYPLSKKRHSFEYLREIAHLRLRSNTFGAMFRIRNVLSFAIHKFFQERGFIYVHTPIITTSDCEGAGAMFGVTTLDLMHLPRTADGTIDYSQDFFGKPAYLTVSGQLEAEAFALAFTNVYTFGPTFRAENSNTPRHLAEFWMVEPEMAFCDLDGDRQLAEEFLKYLIAAVLDQCHEDLELFNKWIDDTVFSTLEHVLNSPFEHITYTEAIKLLQESGQSFEYPPRWGADIQTEHERYLTETLFKRPVVVTDYPKEIKAFYMRLNDDGKTVRAMDVLVPRIGEIIGGSQREERYEVLLERIRELGLDERNYWWYLDLRRYGSAPHSGFGLGFERMMMFVTGMKNIRDVIPFPRTPGNAEF; encoded by the coding sequence ATGATACCTTTTGTACGTGTGAAGGAAGCGCTACAAGCACCTATCGGAACCGAACTGACCGTCAACGGCTGGGTACGTACCCGACGTGACGTGGGCAAAATCTCCTTTGCAGAGGTGAACGACGGCTCCTGCTTGCGCAATATTCAGATAGTGATCGAAGAAGGCGTGGTGAGCGAAGAGCAACTCTCGCAGATTACCACCGGCGCGTGCATCTCGGTCCAGGGCACGCTGGTGGAATCGCCTGCGCCCGGGCAACCGGTGGAGCTGAGGGCGCACTCTATCACTATCCTCGGTCCCGCCGATGCGGCGACCTATCCGCTCTCCAAAAAGCGGCATTCCTTCGAATACCTGCGTGAAATCGCGCACCTGCGCCTGCGTTCCAACACCTTCGGAGCGATGTTCCGCATCCGTAACGTGCTTTCGTTTGCCATCCACAAGTTCTTCCAGGAGCGCGGCTTTATCTACGTGCATACGCCCATCATCACCACGTCCGACTGCGAAGGGGCGGGAGCGATGTTCGGCGTCACCACGCTCGACCTGATGCACCTGCCGCGCACAGCCGACGGAACGATAGACTACTCGCAGGACTTTTTCGGCAAACCCGCTTACCTGACGGTGAGCGGGCAGCTGGAGGCGGAAGCGTTTGCGCTGGCGTTTACCAACGTGTACACCTTCGGTCCCACCTTCCGCGCCGAGAACTCCAACACCCCTCGCCACCTCGCCGAGTTCTGGATGGTGGAGCCTGAAATGGCTTTCTGCGACCTGGACGGCGACCGCCAGCTGGCGGAGGAGTTTCTGAAATACCTTATCGCCGCCGTGCTGGACCAGTGCCATGAAGACCTGGAGCTGTTCAATAAGTGGATAGACGATACCGTATTCTCCACACTGGAGCACGTGCTGAACTCGCCTTTTGAGCATATCACCTACACCGAGGCGATAAAGCTGCTGCAGGAGTCGGGGCAGAGCTTTGAGTATCCACCGCGCTGGGGCGCGGACATCCAGACCGAGCACGAACGTTACCTCACCGAGACGCTGTTCAAACGTCCCGTGGTGGTCACCGACTACCCGAAGGAGATTAAAGCCTTCTACATGCGCCTCAACGACGACGGCAAAACCGTTCGGGCGATGGACGTGCTGGTTCCGCGCATCGGGGAGATTATCGGCGGTAGCCAGCGCGAGGAGCGGTACGAGGTGTTGCTGGAGCGCATCCGCGAGCTGGGGCTGGACGAGCGCAACTACTGGTGGTATCTGGACCTGCGTCGCTACGGCAGCGCGCCCCATTCGGGCTTCGGACTGGGGTTCGAGCGGATGATGATGTTCGTGACGGGCATGAAGAACATCCGCGACGTGATACCCTTCCCCCGCACGCCCGGCAACGCGGAGTTCTAG
- the guaB gene encoding inosine-5'-monophosphate dehydrogenase: MAHHIREGLSFDDVLLEPRGTEVTPDLVDTSTRLVADIILRVPIVSSPMDTVTEARMAIAIAREGGVGVIHRNMSIERQAEEVDKVKRSEHGIIVHPISLSPHHTIRDALAIMERYHISGVPITDEEGVLVGILTNRDIRFEQNFDRRIEEVMTKEGLITAPVGTTLEQAQEILQEHRIEKLPIVDEHFHLRGLITIKDILKIRQYPQATKDSKGRLRVGAAVGPLRQTLERVSALVDAGVDFVVVDSAHGHSAGVIHAVKAIKRAFPNLPVIAGNVATKEGTRALIEAGADCIRVGIGAGSICTTRVVAGVGVPQLTAIMDCAEEAAKYNIPTIADGGIRWSGDITKALAAGASCVMVGNLLAGTEEAPGEVVLYQGRAYKDYRGMGSIGAMQEGSSDRYYQQRADRFVPEGVEGRVPYKGPVSETIYQLVGGVRSGMGYLGARTLEELRQNARFIRITNAGLRESHPHDIWIVKEPPNYASGWGSGQLSSDE; encoded by the coding sequence ATGGCACATCACATACGAGAAGGTCTCAGTTTCGACGACGTGTTGCTGGAACCACGCGGCACCGAGGTAACCCCTGACCTCGTGGACACGTCTACGCGCCTGGTGGCGGACATCATACTGCGCGTGCCCATTGTAAGCTCCCCAATGGATACCGTTACCGAGGCGCGGATGGCTATCGCTATTGCACGAGAGGGTGGGGTGGGGGTCATTCACCGCAATATGAGTATCGAGCGGCAGGCAGAGGAGGTCGATAAGGTCAAGCGCTCGGAGCACGGCATTATTGTCCATCCCATCTCGCTCAGCCCGCACCACACTATCCGCGACGCGCTCGCTATCATGGAGCGATACCATATCTCCGGCGTGCCCATCACCGATGAAGAAGGGGTGCTGGTGGGTATCCTCACCAACCGCGATATCCGCTTTGAGCAGAACTTCGACCGACGCATCGAAGAGGTGATGACCAAAGAGGGGTTAATTACCGCCCCCGTCGGTACTACTCTGGAGCAGGCGCAGGAGATATTGCAGGAGCATCGCATCGAGAAGCTGCCCATCGTGGACGAGCACTTCCACCTGCGCGGGTTGATTACTATCAAGGACATCCTCAAAATCCGCCAGTATCCCCAAGCAACGAAGGACAGCAAGGGGCGTTTGCGCGTTGGTGCGGCAGTGGGTCCGCTTCGCCAGACGCTGGAGCGGGTGAGCGCACTGGTGGATGCGGGTGTGGATTTCGTGGTGGTCGACTCCGCGCACGGACACTCGGCTGGTGTGATCCATGCGGTGAAAGCCATCAAACGTGCTTTCCCGAACCTGCCGGTGATTGCGGGCAACGTAGCGACCAAAGAGGGGACCCGTGCGCTGATTGAAGCGGGTGCAGACTGCATTCGGGTGGGTATCGGCGCAGGCTCGATATGCACGACGCGCGTGGTGGCAGGGGTTGGCGTACCGCAGCTGACCGCTATCATGGACTGCGCGGAGGAAGCAGCGAAGTACAACATCCCTACCATTGCCGATGGCGGCATCCGTTGGTCGGGCGACATCACCAAGGCACTGGCGGCGGGAGCCTCCTGTGTGATGGTGGGCAACCTGCTGGCGGGAACCGAAGAGGCACCTGGCGAGGTGGTGCTCTATCAGGGACGGGCGTACAAGGACTATCGCGGCATGGGTTCTATCGGTGCGATGCAGGAAGGTAGCAGTGACCGTTACTACCAGCAGCGGGCAGACCGCTTCGTGCCAGAAGGCGTAGAGGGGCGCGTGCCTTACAAGGGACCCGTCTCGGAAACCATTTACCAGCTGGTAGGCGGGGTACGCTCCGGCATGGGCTATTTAGGGGCGCGAACACTAGAAGAGCTGAGACAGAACGCGCGCTTTATCCGTATTACTAATGCGGGATTACGCGAAAGCCACCCGCACGATATCTGGATTGTGAAGGAACCACCTAACTATGCTTCCGGGTGGGGTAGCGGGCAGCTTTCGTCAGACGAGTAG